In Amaranthus tricolor cultivar Red isolate AtriRed21 chromosome 3, ASM2621246v1, whole genome shotgun sequence, a single window of DNA contains:
- the LOC130808297 gene encoding uncharacterized protein LOC130808297: MEEVKEYGEVVNLNELNKWVVNGNYSVRCAYIDRFSNRPKPSWRALNKASPRSVICLWQILQNRLPTKDRLIKWGINCDASCVLFLQDVEVRNYLFHGCSFILSFKRCTMELMSKLCKRKYSRACVIVMVWTKLLYQIWFQRNVKIFGRKDLLPCQVANNVFFLLLLDLGMIGKLALLYSVAR, translated from the exons ATGGAAGAAGTAAAGGAATATGGA GAGGTGGTTAATCTGAATGAGCTTAACAAATGGGTTGTGAATGGAAATTATAGTGTGAGGTGTGCTTATATTGATAGGTTTTCTAATAGGCCTAAGCCTTCTTGGCGTGCTTTGAATAAGGCTTCTCCTAGAAGTGTCATTTGTCTGTGGCAGATTCTGCAGAATAGGTTGCCTACTAAAGATCGACTTATCAAATGGGGGATCAATTGTGATGCAAGTTGTGTCCTTTTCCTTCAGGATGTGGAGGTTAGAAACTATCTTTTTCATGGTTGTAGTTTCATACTTTCATTCAAGAGGTGTACAA TGGAGTTGATGAGTAAGTTGTGTAAACGCAAGTATTCTAGAGCTTGTGTCATTGTGATGGTTTGGACAAAGTTGCTTTACCAGATTTGGTTTCAAagaaatgttaaaatttttGGACGGAAGGATTTACTGCCTTGTCAAGTTGCTAAcaatgtcttttttttgttacttCTAGACTTAGGAATGATAGGAAAGCTAGCCTTATTGTATAGTGTGGctagataa